A window of the Bacteroidia bacterium genome harbors these coding sequences:
- the pbpC gene encoding penicillin-binding protein 1C, with protein sequence MLISYIVQRKKLKKWIIIFGFASWSILILNFLFPIEVKKPYSTLIYSQEKVLIGGFLSTDQKWRMELSPDEVPDELKTAILFKEDKWFYWHFGVNPISVLRALVKNTLRGKRTSGASTITMQVVRLLYPHKRTYWNKLKEMLRAIQLEMNYSKNEILLLYLNYAPYGGNIEGIKAASYIYFEKPPNRLSLNQIILLTLVPNRPNSLRLDKNPADLQKTRAYWIEKYKKHKIFNAALLEEALKEPTQYKRHNIPILSPQLSYILKQKYPEYQVIYTTIRVDIQKNVANLLKKHVEQYQPIGITNGAVLVVDNKTRQVVAYCASADPTDKRSKGLVDGIKAIRSPGSALKPLVYGLAIQEGYITPQTRLLDVPTDFNGYAPQNFDYTFQGEVSAQYALVNSLNVPTVRLAQQIGLERVLQLFADAHLKDVQKRKKQLGLSVVLGGIGTNLEELTALYTAFANQGIWQPLRYLVHEDTTNLPKVTLLTPEANFILTDMLSKLSRPDMPTRFSKLEEVPKIAWKTGTSYGKKDAWAIGYHVNYTVGVWLGDFSGKGITNLAASQMATPLLFDIFYTILPKDQRYVWFKKPKNVQTRLVCSETGWLSSPYCDAQKQVLDMYIPYISPNAVCDRNQRLYVSQNEKYEYCQHCLPKTGYVEKVYPILPPELVIFYKENKVNFSVPPPHNPNCDRWISQQGPQIISPLSNYEYVLEKNAPIEIVLQAASESRIRTHFWYINGIFYRKVPAGQKLFYKPRSAITKITCTDEMGRSNHVILKVKWI encoded by the coding sequence ATGCTCATATCGTATATTGTACAGAGAAAAAAGTTAAAAAAATGGATAATAATCTTTGGATTTGCTTCTTGGTCAATTTTGATACTCAATTTTTTGTTTCCAATTGAAGTTAAAAAACCTTATTCCACGCTTATATACAGTCAAGAAAAGGTGCTTATAGGCGGATTTTTATCTACTGACCAAAAATGGCGCATGGAACTAAGCCCTGATGAAGTACCTGACGAGCTTAAAACCGCTATCTTATTCAAAGAAGATAAATGGTTTTACTGGCATTTTGGAGTAAATCCTATATCTGTATTGCGGGCTTTGGTTAAAAATACACTTCGGGGAAAACGCACTTCGGGAGCTTCTACGATTACCATGCAAGTAGTACGCTTGTTATATCCACACAAAAGAACTTATTGGAACAAACTCAAAGAAATGCTGCGGGCTATTCAATTAGAAATGAACTACTCTAAAAATGAAATTCTGCTTTTATATCTCAACTATGCGCCTTATGGTGGAAATATAGAAGGGATAAAAGCTGCATCATATATTTACTTTGAAAAGCCCCCTAACAGGCTAAGCTTAAATCAAATTATTTTGCTAACTCTTGTACCTAACCGCCCTAACTCTTTACGCTTAGACAAAAACCCTGCAGACTTACAAAAAACCAGAGCATATTGGATAGAAAAATACAAAAAACACAAAATTTTTAACGCTGCCCTTTTAGAAGAAGCACTTAAAGAACCTACACAGTACAAACGACACAATATTCCTATCTTATCTCCACAGTTGAGCTATATACTCAAGCAAAAGTATCCTGAATATCAGGTTATTTACACTACAATTCGTGTAGATATACAAAAAAATGTTGCTAATTTGTTAAAAAAACATGTTGAGCAATATCAACCGATTGGCATTACTAATGGGGCAGTGCTAGTAGTAGATAATAAAACTCGGCAAGTAGTAGCATACTGTGCTTCTGCAGACCCTACGGATAAGCGCTCAAAAGGTTTAGTGGATGGAATAAAAGCTATTCGCTCTCCAGGTTCAGCTTTGAAACCTTTGGTTTATGGTTTAGCCATTCAAGAAGGTTACATTACTCCTCAAACTCGTTTATTAGATGTTCCTACTGACTTTAATGGATATGCTCCCCAAAACTTTGACTACACTTTTCAAGGTGAAGTTAGTGCGCAATATGCTTTGGTAAATTCTCTCAATGTGCCTACCGTACGATTAGCCCAACAAATAGGATTAGAAAGAGTTTTGCAGCTTTTTGCGGATGCTCACCTTAAAGATGTACAAAAACGTAAAAAACAGCTCGGATTATCCGTAGTTTTAGGAGGAATAGGGACAAATTTAGAAGAGCTCACAGCGCTTTACACTGCTTTTGCAAATCAAGGTATATGGCAGCCTTTGCGGTATCTAGTACATGAAGACACAACTAATCTACCCAAAGTAACTCTACTAACCCCCGAAGCAAACTTTATATTAACAGACATGTTAAGTAAGCTTTCTCGCCCTGATATGCCTACACGGTTTTCTAAGCTTGAAGAAGTGCCTAAAATTGCTTGGAAAACAGGTACTTCTTATGGAAAGAAAGACGCTTGGGCGATAGGTTATCATGTAAATTACACAGTTGGCGTATGGTTAGGTGATTTTTCAGGTAAAGGAATAACGAATTTAGCCGCATCACAGATGGCTACGCCGCTTTTGTTTGATATTTTTTATACCATTTTGCCAAAAGACCAAAGATATGTATGGTTTAAGAAGCCCAAAAATGTACAAACTCGGCTTGTATGTTCGGAAACAGGTTGGCTTAGCAGTCCGTATTGCGATGCACAAAAGCAAGTTTTAGATATGTACATTCCCTACATTTCGCCTAATGCAGTGTGTGATAGAAATCAACGATTGTATGTTAGCCAAAATGAAAAGTATGAGTATTGCCAACATTGCCTACCTAAAACAGGATATGTAGAAAAGGTATATCCTATACTTCCGCCCGAATTAGTCATTTTTTACAAAGAGAATAAGGTAAATTTTTCTGTACCACCTCCGCATAATCCAAATTGTGATAGGTGGATTTCCCAACAAGGTCCTCAAATTATTTCTCCGCTTAGCAATTATGAGTATGTTTTAGAAAAAAATGCCCCTATTGAAATTGTACTTCAAGCTGCTTCCGAAAGCAGAATACGCACTCATTTTTGGTATATCAATGGGATATTTTACCGAAAGGTCCCTGCGGGTCAAAAGTTGTTTTACAAACCTCGCAGTGCCATAACTAAAATCACCTGTACAGATGAAATGGGCAGAAGTAATCATGTAATTCTTAAAGTCAAGTGGATATAG
- a CDS encoding ABC transporter permease has product MNFSQLKLIIKREYLNKVKNKVFIISTILGPLGLIAILGVQVIATAYTKPESLSIGIIDESKLILPKLPSKHENFSFMPLQGTVRQNLIQIQGKNSKLNGILYFPKDFSIKGGEVTYYGKTTLSVSNYDKLENLLVKILKDEQLIQGGIRPSQLDSIQAKISLTNLEVNEKGDIKPTHSAINMFIGFGTSMLLYMFLFIYGAIVLRIVIEEKTNRVVEVLLTCVKPIDLLISKIIAVLLVGLTQIAIWLFLMIVLLNALSPIVTNNKVSPKAAQVQMVKQDSLKVDIQPNKNSNLVQILYSTSYQVLVYFVLYFVGGYLFYGSLFAAIGSAVDNESDTQYLQLPITIPIIIPILFTGHILENPNSSLSKFLSYFPMTSPMTMLTRFSAGKVEAWELFLSLFVLYASVVGALWVAAKIYRTGILMYGKKPSYKELWKWLKMS; this is encoded by the coding sequence ATGAATTTTTCGCAGCTCAAACTGATTATTAAAAGAGAGTATCTGAACAAAGTAAAAAACAAGGTATTTATCATTAGCACAATATTAGGTCCCTTAGGTTTGATAGCCATTCTCGGTGTCCAAGTTATTGCTACGGCATATACTAAACCTGAATCGCTTAGTATTGGAATTATTGATGAAAGCAAACTCATACTTCCCAAACTTCCCTCAAAGCATGAAAATTTTTCCTTTATGCCTTTGCAAGGTACAGTAAGGCAAAACTTGATACAGATACAGGGAAAAAATTCTAAACTCAATGGTATTCTTTATTTTCCGAAGGATTTTTCTATCAAAGGTGGGGAAGTAACCTACTACGGTAAAACAACATTGAGCGTAAGTAATTACGACAAGCTAGAAAATCTCTTGGTCAAAATACTAAAAGATGAGCAGCTGATACAAGGGGGTATACGTCCATCACAATTAGATAGTATCCAAGCTAAGATAAGTCTTACCAATTTAGAAGTAAATGAGAAAGGAGATATTAAACCTACTCATAGTGCAATAAATATGTTTATAGGTTTTGGCACAAGCATGTTGCTGTATATGTTCTTGTTTATCTACGGAGCGATTGTATTGAGAATTGTTATAGAGGAGAAAACTAACCGCGTCGTAGAAGTATTATTGACTTGCGTAAAACCTATTGATTTGTTAATCAGCAAAATCATCGCAGTTTTATTAGTAGGCTTAACACAAATAGCAATTTGGTTATTTTTGATGATAGTGTTGTTAAATGCTCTAAGTCCGATAGTAACAAACAATAAAGTTTCACCTAAAGCCGCCCAAGTGCAAATGGTAAAACAAGATAGTTTGAAGGTTGACATTCAGCCGAATAAAAATTCTAACCTCGTACAAATTCTATATTCTACCTCTTACCAAGTTTTAGTTTATTTTGTGTTGTATTTTGTTGGTGGATATTTGTTTTATGGTTCTTTATTTGCTGCCATAGGGTCTGCGGTAGATAACGAATCGGACACACAGTATTTGCAGCTACCTATCACTATACCGATTATTATTCCTATTCTATTTACAGGACATATTTTAGAAAATCCTAATAGTAGTCTCTCAAAATTTCTGTCTTACTTTCCCATGACCTCACCGATGACTATGCTCACTCGATTTAGTGCAGGTAAAGTAGAAGCATGGGAATTATTTCTTTCCTTATTTGTCTTATACGCTTCTGTGGTGGGAGCTTTGTGGGTAGCTGCAAAAATTTATCGCACAGGTATTTTGATGTATGGAAAGAAGCCTTCCTATAAAGAACTATGGAAATGGTTAAAAATGTCATAA